In Misgurnus anguillicaudatus chromosome 5, ASM2758022v2, whole genome shotgun sequence, a genomic segment contains:
- the abl2 gene encoding tyrosine-protein kinase ABL2 isoform X1, whose translation MGQQVGRVGEAASAGIQTPPQGQQQLQQQVKANRAGGSGRRPQDCGIPGTPPGRTAASAAAAAAIMSDPAVNIFTRHSEALHRPFGLDSSALTEAVRWSSKENLLGAAESDPNLFVALYDFVASGDNTLSITKGEKLRVLGYNQNGEWSEVRSKNGQGWVPSNYITPVNSLEKHSWYHGPVSRSAAEYLLSSLINGSFLVRESESSPGQLSISLRYEGRVYHYRINTASDGKVYVTAESRFSTLAELVHHHSTVADGLVTTLHYPAPKCNKPTVYGVSPIHDKWEMERTDITMKHKLGGGQYGEVYVGVWKKYNLTVAVKTLKEDTMEVEEFLKEAAVMKEVKHPNLVQLLGVCTLEPPFYIVTEYMPHGNLLDYLRECDKEQVNAVVLLYMATQISSAMEYLEKKNFIHRDLAARNCLVGENHVVKVADFGLSRLMTGDTYTAHAGAKFPIKWTAPESLAYNTFSIKSDVWAFGVLLWEIATYGMSPYPGIDLSQVYDLLEKGYRMEQPEGCPPKVYELMRACWQWSPLDRPSFAEIHQAFETMFHDSSISEEVAEELCKTASGGHSFGHDMPLLPSKSRGQKKHSENKENMDDSGPHGPAGLASSLFAGDGRSSSSPALPRKQRDKSPSSLLEDSQDTTFTRDRKAGFFSSFMKKKSISSSSTSSSPQQQQNLPMPPKRSSSFREMETQPHKKYEPTAGFGGPPPPLPQTDGLNFSPSHGEGNHVQSRCCGATFGQKPSGSNSSATSGQVGGSSSWGSLAGFFTPRLIKKTLGLRTGKPSGVDEGCGNKPFPRSNSTSSMSAGLPDLERMALTLPRNRSKPPLERTASTTSQPENGAPRPSDAILRKLDEGTAQIRDRPKAKLLPRGVTGGAGGVRAPGVGGEADSKEGHDDRPGWSSPSKTSTLGSVNVHNHKVPVLISPTLKHSSAEAHLVGVDSQGNRFKLLSDSIDRDRPRLVKPKCAPPPPPMLRSLQHAYSADAADEAVRSTEVVEVNGDGLKRSGRETRGARPSIPPPQVPPTPTVPTQTKMANGASGGPGPTSAKPTLRRTRQQAERIPLEKISKEALLECAECLSSAIQGNTELSSSSQVLDVGHQLLDYCSGYVDCIPQTRNKFAFREAVGKLELSLQELRASSTGGGAGLGGPGSSPALDNLHTCIREISDVVQR comes from the exons AAGCATTGCACAGGCCCTTCGGATTGGACTCGTCTGCGCTGACCGAGGCGGTACGCTGGAGCTCCAAAGAGAATCTGCTAGGTGCTGCTGAGAGCGACCCGAACCTATTCGTCGCGCTTTATGACTTCGTTGCCAGCGGTGACAACACGCTGAGCATCACCAAAG GAGAAAAGCTGCGTGTTTTGGGCTACAACCAGAATGGCGAATGGAGCGAGGTGCGTTCGAAAAACGGTCAGGGTTGGGTGCCCAGTAACTACATCACTCCTGTGAACAGCCTGGAGAAGCACAGCTGGTATCATGGGCCCGTGTCCCGCAGCGCGGCCGAGTACCTGCTCAGCAGTTTGATCAACGGCAGCTTCCTGGTTAGGGAGAGCGAGAGCAGTCCGGGACAGCTGTCTATCTCGCTGCGCTACGAGGGGCGGGTCTATCACTACCGGATCAACACGGCTTCTGATGGAAAG GTCTACGTAACGGCCGAGAGTCGCTTCAGCACGTTGGCCGAGCTGGTTCATCATCATTCCACAGTGGCGGATGGTCTCGTTACAACACTGCACTATCCCGCCCCAAAATGCAACAAGCCCACGGTCTACGGGGTCTCGCCAATCCACGACAAGTGGGAGATGGAACGCACAGACATCACCATGAAGCACAAGCTGGGTGGAGGGCAGTACGGAGAGGTTTATGTCGGAGTTTGGAAAAAGTACAACCTCACCGTTGCCGTTAAAACACTAAAG GAGGACACCATGGAAGTTGAGGAGTTTTTGAAAGAGGCTGCGGTCATGAAGGAGGTGAAACATCCCAATTTAGTGCAGTTACTTG GTGTCTGTACATTGGAGCCTCCGTTTTACATTGTTACTGAGTACATGCCACACGGTAACCTGCTGGACTACCTGCGCGAGTGTGACAAGGAGCAGGTGAACGCTGTGGTGCTACTCTACATGGCCACTCAGATCTCATCCGCCATGGAGTATCTAGAGAAGAAAAACTTCATCCACAG AGACTTGGCGGCTCGTAATTGTCTGGTTGGCGAGAATCACGTGGTCAAAGTGGCTGATTTTGGACTCAGCCGACTGATGACAGGCGACACCTACACCGCTCATGCAGGAGCCAAATTCCCCATCAAATGGACGGCACCGGAGAGTCTGGCCTACAACACTTTCTCCATCAAATCGGATGTGTGGG CATTTGGAGTGTTACTGTGGGAGATCGCGACGTACGGCATGTCTCCATACCCAGGAATTGACCTTTCTCAGGTCTACGACTTACTGGAGAAGGGCTATcgtatggagcagcccgagggTTGTCCTCCTAAAGTGTATGAGCTCATGAGGGCCT GTTGGCAGTGGAGTCCATTGGATCGGCCCTCATTTGCAGAGATACACCAAGCCTTTGAGACCATGTTTCATGACTCGAGCATTTCAGAAG AGGTGGCAGAAGAGCTGTGTAAAACTGCCTCCGGTGGGCATTCCTTCGGCCACGATATGCCACTCTTGCCCTCGAAGTCTCGTGGGCAGAAGAAGCACTCGGAGAACAAAGAGAACATGGATGACTCGGGACCCCACGGCCCTGCAG GTCTTGCATCATCACTGTTTGCCGGAGATGGACGATCCAGCAGCTCTCCGGCCCTGCCACGTAAACAGAGGGATAAATCTCCCTCTAGCCTTTTGGAAGACTCCCAGGACACCACATTTACCCGTGACCGCAAAGCTGGCTTTTTCAGTTCTTTCATGAAGAAGAAATCTATATCCTCTTCCTCCACCTCTTCTTCACCTCAGCAGCAACAGAACCTCCCCATGCCTCCCAAGAGAAGCAGCTCTTTCCGGGAGATGGAGACCCAACCTCATAAAAAGTATGAACCCACAGCAGGGTTTGGGGGCCCTCCTCCACCACTGCCTCAGACCGATGGGTTAAATTTTTCTCCATCCCATGGAGAGGGAAACCATGTGCAGTCTCGCTGCTGTGGAGCCACATTTGGGCagaagccctccggttccaacTCTAGTGCAACTTCGGGTCAAGTGGGAGGTAGCAGTAGTTGGGGAAGCTTAGCGGGCTTTTTTACCCCTCGCCTTATCAAAAAGACCTTGGGATTGCGGACAGGTAAGCCCTCTGGTGTAGACGAAGGGTGTGGAAACAAGCCTTTTCCCCGTTCCAATTCAACTTCATCGATGTCTGCCGGATTGCCGGACTTGGAACGAATGGCATTGACATTACCCAGAAACCGCAGCAAACCTCCATTAGAACGCACGGCTTCCACCACATCACAGCCGGAGAACGGGGCGCCACGACCTTCGGACGCAATCCTGAGGAAGCTCGACGAAGGTACGGCTCAGATACGGGATCGTCCCAAAGCTAAACTCTTGCCACGAGGGGTGACCGGTGGGGCAGGTGGAGTTAGAGCTCCAGGGGTAGGGGGAGAGGCCGATTCGAAGGAAGGACACGACGATCGACCTGGCTGGTCATCTCCTTCGAAAACCTCCACACTTGGGTCAGTCAATGTGCACAATCACAAAGTTCCAGTGCTCATCTCACCCACCCTAAAGCACAGCTCCGCTGAAGCACACCTAGTCGGCGTGGACTCTCAGGGCAACCGATTCAAACTGCTCTCCGACAGCATAGATCGCGATCGCCCACGGCTGGTGAAGCCCAAATGCGCGCCACCTCCCCCACCCATGCTCCGCTCCCTTCAGCACGCCTACAGTGCCGACGCAGCCGATGAAGCGGTCCGGTCGACGGAGGTTGTCGAGGTCAACGGAGATGGGCTCAAAAGGTCAGGGAGGGAAACGAGAGGGGCACGTCCATCCATACCACCGCCCCAAGTGCCTCCAACCCCCACAGTTCCCACCCAGACTAAAATGGCCAACGGTGCTTCTGGCGGACCTGGCCCTACTTCCGCCAAACCCACCCTTAGACGGACTCGACAGCAGGCAGAACGGATCCCCCTGGAGAAGATTAGCAAGGAGGCTCTTTTGGAATGTGCCGAATGCTTGAGTAGTGCCATTCAAGGCAACACCGAGCTCTCCTCCAGCAGCCAAGTCCTGGATGTGGGACACCAGCTTTTGGACTACTGCTCTGGGTATGTTGACTGCATCCCACAGACACGTAATAAATTCGCTTTTCGTGAAGCGGTGGGTAAACTGGAGTTAAGTCTGCAGGAGCTTCGTGCTTCCTCTACAGGAGGAGGAGCAGGATTAGGGGGACCTGGGAGTAGCCCTGCCCTTGATAACTTGCACACCTGCATTAGAGAGATCAGTGATGTAGTGCAAAGGTAG
- the abl2 gene encoding tyrosine-protein kinase ABL2 isoform X2: MPVKTLPTSSSFDEERSQLSGVSYLQDADHYCITEALHRPFGLDSSALTEAVRWSSKENLLGAAESDPNLFVALYDFVASGDNTLSITKGEKLRVLGYNQNGEWSEVRSKNGQGWVPSNYITPVNSLEKHSWYHGPVSRSAAEYLLSSLINGSFLVRESESSPGQLSISLRYEGRVYHYRINTASDGKVYVTAESRFSTLAELVHHHSTVADGLVTTLHYPAPKCNKPTVYGVSPIHDKWEMERTDITMKHKLGGGQYGEVYVGVWKKYNLTVAVKTLKEDTMEVEEFLKEAAVMKEVKHPNLVQLLGVCTLEPPFYIVTEYMPHGNLLDYLRECDKEQVNAVVLLYMATQISSAMEYLEKKNFIHRDLAARNCLVGENHVVKVADFGLSRLMTGDTYTAHAGAKFPIKWTAPESLAYNTFSIKSDVWAFGVLLWEIATYGMSPYPGIDLSQVYDLLEKGYRMEQPEGCPPKVYELMRACWQWSPLDRPSFAEIHQAFETMFHDSSISEEVAEELCKTASGGHSFGHDMPLLPSKSRGQKKHSENKENMDDSGPHGPAGLASSLFAGDGRSSSSPALPRKQRDKSPSSLLEDSQDTTFTRDRKAGFFSSFMKKKSISSSSTSSSPQQQQNLPMPPKRSSSFREMETQPHKKYEPTAGFGGPPPPLPQTDGLNFSPSHGEGNHVQSRCCGATFGQKPSGSNSSATSGQVGGSSSWGSLAGFFTPRLIKKTLGLRTGKPSGVDEGCGNKPFPRSNSTSSMSAGLPDLERMALTLPRNRSKPPLERTASTTSQPENGAPRPSDAILRKLDEGTAQIRDRPKAKLLPRGVTGGAGGVRAPGVGGEADSKEGHDDRPGWSSPSKTSTLGSVNVHNHKVPVLISPTLKHSSAEAHLVGVDSQGNRFKLLSDSIDRDRPRLVKPKCAPPPPPMLRSLQHAYSADAADEAVRSTEVVEVNGDGLKRSGRETRGARPSIPPPQVPPTPTVPTQTKMANGASGGPGPTSAKPTLRRTRQQAERIPLEKISKEALLECAECLSSAIQGNTELSSSSQVLDVGHQLLDYCSGYVDCIPQTRNKFAFREAVGKLELSLQELRASSTGGGAGLGGPGSSPALDNLHTCIREISDVVQR, translated from the exons ATGCCTGTGAAGACCCTGCCGACCAGCAGCAGTTTCGATGAAGAGAGGTCACAACTGAGCGGTGTGTCTTATTTACAGGATGCTGATCACTATTGCATCACAG AAGCATTGCACAGGCCCTTCGGATTGGACTCGTCTGCGCTGACCGAGGCGGTACGCTGGAGCTCCAAAGAGAATCTGCTAGGTGCTGCTGAGAGCGACCCGAACCTATTCGTCGCGCTTTATGACTTCGTTGCCAGCGGTGACAACACGCTGAGCATCACCAAAG GAGAAAAGCTGCGTGTTTTGGGCTACAACCAGAATGGCGAATGGAGCGAGGTGCGTTCGAAAAACGGTCAGGGTTGGGTGCCCAGTAACTACATCACTCCTGTGAACAGCCTGGAGAAGCACAGCTGGTATCATGGGCCCGTGTCCCGCAGCGCGGCCGAGTACCTGCTCAGCAGTTTGATCAACGGCAGCTTCCTGGTTAGGGAGAGCGAGAGCAGTCCGGGACAGCTGTCTATCTCGCTGCGCTACGAGGGGCGGGTCTATCACTACCGGATCAACACGGCTTCTGATGGAAAG GTCTACGTAACGGCCGAGAGTCGCTTCAGCACGTTGGCCGAGCTGGTTCATCATCATTCCACAGTGGCGGATGGTCTCGTTACAACACTGCACTATCCCGCCCCAAAATGCAACAAGCCCACGGTCTACGGGGTCTCGCCAATCCACGACAAGTGGGAGATGGAACGCACAGACATCACCATGAAGCACAAGCTGGGTGGAGGGCAGTACGGAGAGGTTTATGTCGGAGTTTGGAAAAAGTACAACCTCACCGTTGCCGTTAAAACACTAAAG GAGGACACCATGGAAGTTGAGGAGTTTTTGAAAGAGGCTGCGGTCATGAAGGAGGTGAAACATCCCAATTTAGTGCAGTTACTTG GTGTCTGTACATTGGAGCCTCCGTTTTACATTGTTACTGAGTACATGCCACACGGTAACCTGCTGGACTACCTGCGCGAGTGTGACAAGGAGCAGGTGAACGCTGTGGTGCTACTCTACATGGCCACTCAGATCTCATCCGCCATGGAGTATCTAGAGAAGAAAAACTTCATCCACAG AGACTTGGCGGCTCGTAATTGTCTGGTTGGCGAGAATCACGTGGTCAAAGTGGCTGATTTTGGACTCAGCCGACTGATGACAGGCGACACCTACACCGCTCATGCAGGAGCCAAATTCCCCATCAAATGGACGGCACCGGAGAGTCTGGCCTACAACACTTTCTCCATCAAATCGGATGTGTGGG CATTTGGAGTGTTACTGTGGGAGATCGCGACGTACGGCATGTCTCCATACCCAGGAATTGACCTTTCTCAGGTCTACGACTTACTGGAGAAGGGCTATcgtatggagcagcccgagggTTGTCCTCCTAAAGTGTATGAGCTCATGAGGGCCT GTTGGCAGTGGAGTCCATTGGATCGGCCCTCATTTGCAGAGATACACCAAGCCTTTGAGACCATGTTTCATGACTCGAGCATTTCAGAAG AGGTGGCAGAAGAGCTGTGTAAAACTGCCTCCGGTGGGCATTCCTTCGGCCACGATATGCCACTCTTGCCCTCGAAGTCTCGTGGGCAGAAGAAGCACTCGGAGAACAAAGAGAACATGGATGACTCGGGACCCCACGGCCCTGCAG GTCTTGCATCATCACTGTTTGCCGGAGATGGACGATCCAGCAGCTCTCCGGCCCTGCCACGTAAACAGAGGGATAAATCTCCCTCTAGCCTTTTGGAAGACTCCCAGGACACCACATTTACCCGTGACCGCAAAGCTGGCTTTTTCAGTTCTTTCATGAAGAAGAAATCTATATCCTCTTCCTCCACCTCTTCTTCACCTCAGCAGCAACAGAACCTCCCCATGCCTCCCAAGAGAAGCAGCTCTTTCCGGGAGATGGAGACCCAACCTCATAAAAAGTATGAACCCACAGCAGGGTTTGGGGGCCCTCCTCCACCACTGCCTCAGACCGATGGGTTAAATTTTTCTCCATCCCATGGAGAGGGAAACCATGTGCAGTCTCGCTGCTGTGGAGCCACATTTGGGCagaagccctccggttccaacTCTAGTGCAACTTCGGGTCAAGTGGGAGGTAGCAGTAGTTGGGGAAGCTTAGCGGGCTTTTTTACCCCTCGCCTTATCAAAAAGACCTTGGGATTGCGGACAGGTAAGCCCTCTGGTGTAGACGAAGGGTGTGGAAACAAGCCTTTTCCCCGTTCCAATTCAACTTCATCGATGTCTGCCGGATTGCCGGACTTGGAACGAATGGCATTGACATTACCCAGAAACCGCAGCAAACCTCCATTAGAACGCACGGCTTCCACCACATCACAGCCGGAGAACGGGGCGCCACGACCTTCGGACGCAATCCTGAGGAAGCTCGACGAAGGTACGGCTCAGATACGGGATCGTCCCAAAGCTAAACTCTTGCCACGAGGGGTGACCGGTGGGGCAGGTGGAGTTAGAGCTCCAGGGGTAGGGGGAGAGGCCGATTCGAAGGAAGGACACGACGATCGACCTGGCTGGTCATCTCCTTCGAAAACCTCCACACTTGGGTCAGTCAATGTGCACAATCACAAAGTTCCAGTGCTCATCTCACCCACCCTAAAGCACAGCTCCGCTGAAGCACACCTAGTCGGCGTGGACTCTCAGGGCAACCGATTCAAACTGCTCTCCGACAGCATAGATCGCGATCGCCCACGGCTGGTGAAGCCCAAATGCGCGCCACCTCCCCCACCCATGCTCCGCTCCCTTCAGCACGCCTACAGTGCCGACGCAGCCGATGAAGCGGTCCGGTCGACGGAGGTTGTCGAGGTCAACGGAGATGGGCTCAAAAGGTCAGGGAGGGAAACGAGAGGGGCACGTCCATCCATACCACCGCCCCAAGTGCCTCCAACCCCCACAGTTCCCACCCAGACTAAAATGGCCAACGGTGCTTCTGGCGGACCTGGCCCTACTTCCGCCAAACCCACCCTTAGACGGACTCGACAGCAGGCAGAACGGATCCCCCTGGAGAAGATTAGCAAGGAGGCTCTTTTGGAATGTGCCGAATGCTTGAGTAGTGCCATTCAAGGCAACACCGAGCTCTCCTCCAGCAGCCAAGTCCTGGATGTGGGACACCAGCTTTTGGACTACTGCTCTGGGTATGTTGACTGCATCCCACAGACACGTAATAAATTCGCTTTTCGTGAAGCGGTGGGTAAACTGGAGTTAAGTCTGCAGGAGCTTCGTGCTTCCTCTACAGGAGGAGGAGCAGGATTAGGGGGACCTGGGAGTAGCCCTGCCCTTGATAACTTGCACACCTGCATTAGAGAGATCAGTGATGTAGTGCAAAGGTAG